The following nucleotide sequence is from Alkalihalobacillus sp. LMS39.
ACACCTGAAAGTGAAATTGTCTATGAACTATTTGTAAAAGGAACAGAGCCAAGTAAAGTAAGTGAAACATACCAAAAGCTTGATAAGCCTACTGATTTTATGGCGGCTTATAATGAAGATGCAAATCAAATTGTTATGAGTTGGAATTATCCTGAAGCAACAAGGGACAATGTTTCCTTTAAAGTGACACAAAGCATTAATGGTGGCGAATTCCAAACATTAGATATTACAAATGATATGCAATTTGTCGTCTCTAATCCGGAGCCAGGAGCAACATATCGATTCCAAGTCATTGCGATATCTGATGAGTCACCTGATTTACAAAGTGACCCTGCTCAAGTTGAAGTAAGAATTCCTGAAGATGAAGTCGAAATTCCAGATCCGGTTGACGACATTCCGCCTGAAGATGATGATGAGACACCACCAGATGATGGTGACGCTCCACCACCGGATGATGATGATATTGATTTACCGATCGACATATTGCCTGAAGAACCAGAAGAGGAAGATGATGACAATGGAAATGGCAATGGAAACGGGAATGGCGGTGGAAATCGCGGAAATGACAACCGAAATAACGAAGAAGATAGTTAAGTAATGAAAAAGAACCTGAACTTATATAAGTAAAGGCTAGATTGTAGACAAAACACCATTGAGAAATAGCTCTCAATGGTGTTTTGTCTATTTTCTGTTGGTGACACTGGAGCATATGTGTTTCTCCAAAACCGGTTGGCTCATTATTTTAGGTTCATAACAGCAAAATAAATAGTTTGTACAAACGCTGTTGTTCTATTGATTCCACTTCTCTCATTTTTGCGGTCATAGCAAACGTTATTTGTGAACATTATATGGGTTTCCGTTTTTTAGTGGCCACAGGAGCGCTTATTCGCGCAAAAGCAACTCTATTCCTAGCGTTATATTATGATTAACTGCTCCTGTGTCCACCAACGTTCCAAAACACTAGCAATGTTCACAGATAACGGCTTTCATGACCGCTTACTTCCCATTAACAATAAGAAAAACGCGGGAGTGTTTTTGTTTACGTACAAACATGATAATTGTCTAATCGAAAAAAAACGGAGACATTTGCCTCCGCTTTTTACCCATTATACAAGAACAGCTAGAGCTTGTTGCTCTTCCATTAATATTTGTTGACCAGATTTATCTAGCATTTGTTCGAACCGAAGTTTTTCTTGTTGTACGGCTAGTTGTAGTCGCTCTTTCACCATTTTTTCAATTGCTGCACTTTTTTCTTCAACTTGGTGATGAAGCTCTTGCTGTGTCTCGGTAATCACAATGGACGCTAAACGACCACCTTCTTGAACTAAGGATTCTTTTAAGTGACTAATCCCTTTATTTTCAAAGAAATCTTTCTTTGACTTAATCGTTGTGAAATGGTCAATTTCTATTTGTAGTACAAGAGGATGTGTAAGCGTAAAAGGATCAACTAAAACCTCATCGCTACATGTCAAATATGGAAATGACTGATGTAGTTCAATCTCTTGTTCTCCTACCCACTGCTGTGCACGGTTTTTCACCTTTTGCTCAAGGCGAATTAAATTGGCTTCAAGTTCTTGCTTTAACACATATTCACCATGACCCTTCCACTCCCGTATAGCAGTGGTTAGACTCTTTTGTAGTTCTTTTTTTGATGACCCAGTAATGGTTGCCGCATTAATCGCATGCGTGTAAAAGTCATTTAACACATACAGCATCCGATCTTTTAAATAAACTGATAATTGGTCAAGCTCTTGCTGAATATCAAAAATAACATGTGAAAATGAAGCTGCTTCAATCCTTGATTTTGCTTGTGCAATCGCTGTTAGCAATTGCTTATGCTCCTCTTGTTGTTTTTCTTTTTCCTCATTCATAAATGCTAAGCTGTTTTTTATAATTTCAGTATATTGTTTTGTTTGTTCTTGGATAATCGCAAAGCTCAGTTCTTTAAGCTCTGCAATCGTTTGTTTGTAAAATGATTGCTCGAACGTTTGAAACCATTTATCTTCTGTTGTTGCTTGTCTTTTAGCTTCTAACCCTTTTTTAGCAGACAAATGATATAACCGCGGCTTGTCAATGCCATTTCGTTGTAGCTGTTCATACACATGTTTACGAACACCATTTAATTCATATTCACTGCCAGCTAAATCAGCAGCATTGATAACGAAATATAATTTATCATGGGTGAAGCTTTCATTCACTTTTCCCATTTGTTGTAGAAAATATTGGTCAGCCTTTGAAAAAGCATGATTGTAATATGTCACATAAAAAATAGCATCTGACCTTCTTAACTGATGAAAAGCGACATTCGTATGACGGCCATGAATCGAGTTTACCCCTGGTGTATCGACAAGCGTAATTCCTTTTTTCGTAATGTCACAATCATAGAAAATATCAACTTTTTCAAGCAAACATGCATTTTTTTCTTCGGCAATTAGCGGTTGTAATTGAGATAAAGACACTTCAAATGTCGAGCCTAATTGCCATGTTGTTTCTCGTAATGTTGATTGAATCGTCCGTAAATACTCGGCATATGTTTTTTGCCAGCTTGATTCATATACATGGCGCTTCGGTTTCCACTTATCAATGGAATCTAACGTCACATTTTCATCTAACTGCTCACCTACTGCTTTAATTTCTTCATCAAGTTGAGCAAATGATTTCACATAGACTTGTGCCGTTTCATGGGCATGTTCAGATGTCGATTGTTGCACTGTATTCACTGTCGCTGTTGTTGGGTGTGGTGAAACAGGCAAAATCGATTCTCCTAAAAGAGCGTTAGCAAAACTAGATTTCCCTGCGCTAAAAGCACCAAATAATGAAATCACAAATGTCTGTTTTTCATATCTTTCGATTCGTTCCAGTAATTGCTGCCGCTCTTGTTGAAGCAGGACATTGTCTTCGAATGGCAGTAAGCTTTCTTTTACTTTATCTAACCAATTTCGGGTTGTTTCATCATCAAAAGCTTGCTCGACTTGCTCTGTTTTCTCGACTTCATTCCAAATCGTTTCAATGACTGACTCGCTCGGCAATGAAACATTGAACGTATCATGCTGGTCTTTATCAGTATCAGGGAAAGGCTCCTTCATGGCGTCTTTCATTTGAAGTTCAAGCTCGTGTGACTGCTTTAATTCAATTTTTGTTGTTTGTTCAATGAGACGGTCATATTCTTTTTCAATGACATTCATTTGTTCGATATACGTATCGATCACTTCATACTGCTTTAGCTTTAAGTGCAACCGCTCCTTTTCTTTGTTCCAATACGATTGCATTCCTTGCTTATATAGCTCTAACACATCCATGGCCTGTTTTCGAACAGCTTTCACAATTTCATTCGTGATCTGTTTTGTAAACGTAAAGACATAATCACGACTAGTATGTTCCGTTTTCACATTGTCGTGAAATAATTTTGCATTTACTTCAACATTAAGTTTTGTAATCGCTTGTTCAACCAATTCTTTATTCGTTAATTTTACTTTATCAAGCTGTTGAAAATATTTTTGCACATGAAAAATAAGTTGAGTTTTTACTTTGTCTTGTAATTCTTCCAATACCGCTTGAAGTCGTTTTTCTTGTTCTTCTTCGGTTTTCTTTTTCGTGAAAAATAAGCCTACTTTAAACGAAGATTGCATGCTCTCGAGCCAATTTCTTGTTAAATCTGTTGTCGTAAAAGGAAATAGTGTGACATTAGCAAATAAAGACTCCATTTCTTTGGAAAAGGCTTGGTCAACGAATTGATTAGCGTTTGACATGTTGTAGGCAAGCTGAACCGTTTCATTACGTTCAACTAATTGTTGTTCATCATAGCCCTTCTCTTGAAGAAGCTCTTTTACTTCATCCACTTTTTCTTTTTTTTCTTCAAATAACCGATGCTCGATTGCCTTCATTGTTCCTTCGACTAATCTTTCTTTCGCTACGGGCATCAATGATTCACTATTATACAACAACGCTTTCATTTGCCTAGAAAATTGCGTAAATTCATTCAACGGATGGTCCGGGTGTTTCATTGTTGTAAAATACATCCCTAAATAAGAGATCTCCCAACTTTGAAAAACATCTTCAATCGATTGTGTAAACGTTTGAATCGATAATTCTTCTTCGTTATGCTTATCAATTTGATTAATAACAATATAGAGCGGTTTCTTTTCTTTTGAAAGCTGTTTTAAAAAATATAAGTTCGTTTCTGATTGCACATGATTATAATCCATCACATACACAATAACGTCAGTAGTATATAATTGTTCAACCGTTACTGCTTCGTGTGATTCATCAGTTGAATCCACGCCAGGAGTATCGAGAATTTTACTATGGTTTCCTAAAAAGTCTAACGGGGCACAAATCGTAAGCTCTGATATATCGTGACCGTTCATTCCCCATTCTCTTACCCGTTGCCAGGGTATTTCACCTTCCCACTTTGTTTCTTCCCCATGGCGATTTTTCACATGTAAAGCAAGCGGTCCATTCATAATCGAGATAATATTTGCACTTGTCGGAATGGGACTTGTTGGCAAAACCTCTGCCCCAAGTAATCGGTTTAAAATTGTTGATTTTCCGGCAGAAAAGTGGCCACAAAAAGCGACTTCGAAAAATGACTGTTCTGCTTTTTTCTTTATTTTTGATAAGCGATGGATTTCTTCTTCTGATAATGGAAGTTCCTTTAATAAAATCTCTTCCTCTTGTTCCAATTTCATAGCTCCACTCTCCTTCCCTTTACTATATCGAATTTTCGAAAAAATAAAAAGCTATAACCGCTCTTTTACGAGCATGCGAAAAAAAACTTTTTCCGCTTCGTCAAACAATGACTTTACTTGAATAAATGAGTGATAATGGTCTGGAGTTTGCAAAATGAAGCCTAATCGTTCTCCTATATTAACTGGTGTGTAAGATAGACTAACAATGTCATCTTCCACATTGATGAGCGTTGCTACAGGCTTTTCATTTGTCCAGTAAACCGCTGTTATTAAAAACGCAATCATCTGGATCATAGGTGCATTTGCTTGTTTTCTGTCACGTTTTTGAAAATAATGGTCAATGACTTGAATTTGTTCTTTATAATATTGAAATAATAAAGGCACATTTTTTTTGCGCTCTACCCAAGGTTGTTCAGCATTTCCTTCTGTCTGAAATAACATATCATAGTAAAAAAAACAGGAGGTCAAATTTTCTAGAACTGTTTGTTTGTGCATCTTAAAGTGCTCATCTTTTTCAAAAAAGGGTCGTCGTTGAAATGGAATTGGCACTTTCATATCATTCATTTTCATTTCCCCCGACTTTTCATTCGTTTTTGTCCTTCTCGACATATATCAAGTAAAGGACAGATTTCACATTGAGGTGATTGCGCTTTACAATGATAGCGACCGAAAAATATAAATTGATGGTGTGCATCAGACCATTTTTCTTTCGGTATTTTTTTCATCAACGTTTCTTCCACTTGTTTCACATTATCTTTCCACCTGCAAATTCCTAATCGCTTTGACACTCTTTCCACATGTGTATCAACTGCAATCGCAGGAACACCAAAAGCAACCGATACGACGACGTTTGCTGTTTTTCGTCCGACACCTGCTAGCTTTGTTAGTTCATCACGGTCTTGCGGAAGAACACCCCCATATTGCTCTAGCAAGGCTTGGCACAGCTTCTTAATATTTTTCGCTTTATTTCGGAACAAACCGATCGAGCGTAGATCTTGTTCCAGCTCTTCTAAAGGAACCGCAATATAATCTTCTGGTGTTTTATATTTGCTAAAAAGTTTTGGTGTTACTTTATTGACTAATGCATCTGTACATTGAGCTGAAAGCAATACAGCAATGATGAGTTCAAACGGATTACTATGCGTTAATTCACATTCAGCATCTGGAAACATGTCATCCAATTGTTCTAATACATGTGAAATTTGAGCTTTTGTTAACATTGTTTTCTTCCTTTCCTCTTTGGCAAACGAAAAAAGGGTGAATACTAAGGTCCAACAAACCTTATGAAGACACCCTTTCCTTTTTCTCATCTATTGCACTATTATTTTTCTAACCAATTAAATGTTGGAAATTTCTCTGAAGTAGGACGTTCCGTGTCATTTTTTTGTTTTTGTTGCACTTTCCGAAATTTTTCCCCATAGGCTTTTGCCTCTTGTACAGTACGGACATGATTTTTTTGCCATTCAAATAAGATCCGGTCGATATAGCGAAAATTTAATTTTCCAGATACAACCGCTTCCCTTAGCGCTGCAATAATGAGTTCAGGAGAATGCTGGTCATGATCAATCCACATTGACAGTGTTTCACATTCCATTGGAGATAATGGTCGACTAAACTCTTGCTCATAAATCGAATAAACATTTAATTCTGTTTCTTCTTTTTCAGCGTCTTCTTGTTGCCCCTGTTCTTCAGAAAGTAAATAAAATAACTGTTCCCACAAAGGTTCTAATGAATAATATTCAGAAAAGACACCATTGTCATTATTTTCTTCAATTGTGATAAACCCTCGCATTAAAAGTTGACGGAGTAATTGTGAACATTGTAACGAAGATAGCGTCATCCGCTTTGATAAGTCTTCTGGTGTCGGAAAAGAAAATCCTTCTTCTATATAAGAATGCACATGGATTAATAAAACGAGTTCTTCTTCATTCAGTCCAAGTTTTGCATAGTGTTGCAATAACACTTTGGATACTGAGACATGTCCCATTGTCATCCATCGTAACAACAATTGTTTCTTCATTATGACTACACCTCACTATCCTATTGTACCATGAAAAGGGCTAGGAGACACGACAGAGATTGATTAAATTCGACAGTGGTCTAACCACGGCTATACCGTTTGGAAAAATGATTACTGGCGTTGCAAATCTATCCTATTCACAGGTTAAATCTTACAGACCGTTCAGTTAGCACAAATAACATATCCATGACGGGAGCGTCTTTTAAAACTTATATGCTTTCTTATATATGTCGAAAAAAAAAGCCGTCGCTCGCGACAGCTTTCCTACTTTCTTATGGATATAATCGATTTAATAATCTTGGGAACGGAATCGTTTCGCGGACGTGTTCTGAGCCACACAACCATGCGACTGTTCGCTCTAAACCAAGCCCAAACCCTGAATGCGGAACAGATCCGTATTGGCGTAGATGTAGATACCATTCATACGCTGTTTTATGAAGACCATGCTCATTAATTCGCTGCTCAAGTAACGCAGCGTCATGAATTCGTTCTGACCCTCCAATAATTTCACCATAGCCTTCTGGTGCAATTAAATCCGCACATAAGACAACATCTGGATTTTCCTTAGATGGTTGCATGTAAAACGGCTTTAATGAAGTAGGCCAATGAGTAATAAACACTGGTTTGTCATAGCTATCAGCAATTGCCGTTTCATGTGGAGAACCAAAATCTTCGCCCCACTTAATATCATCAAAGCCTTTGTCATGTAAAAACTGAATCGCATCATCATATGTGATTCGAGGGAATGGCGCTTTGATTTGCTCTAATTTCGAAATGTCTCTGCCTAGTGTTTTTAACTCAAGACCACAATTAGCAAGAACAGATTGAACAATATGTGCAACATATTGCTCTTGTACTTGTAAATTATCTTCAAATTCATAAAACGCCATTTCTGGTTCAATCATCCAAAATTCGATTAAATGACGGCGTGTTTTTGATTTTTCTGCTCGGAACGTCGGCCCAAATGAAAACACTTTTCCTAATGCCATTGCGGCAGCTTCCATATAAAGTTGACCACTTTGGGATAAGTACGCATCTTCATCAAAATATTTCGTATGGAATAGTTCTGTTGTTCCTTCCGGGGCACTTCCTGTTAAAATTGGTGGGTCAACTTTAACAAACCCTTCTTTATTAAAAAACTCATATGTCGCTTGAATAATCTCATTACGAACTTTCATTGTAGCATGTTGTTTTTTAGAACGTAACCATAAATGACGATGGTCCATTAAAAACTCTGTACCATGCTCTTTTGGTGTAATCGGGTAATCAACAGACTCATGAATGACCTCAAGATTTGTTACCGTTAATTCATATCCAGAAGGAGCACGCTCATCTTCTCTAACAATTCCTGTTACATATAGAGATGATTCCTGTGTTATGTTTTTTGCTTTTAAAAAAATGGATTCCTCTACTTCTGCTTTGACGACAACACCTTGAATAAAGCCTGTCCCATCACGAAGCTGTAAAAACGCAATTTTCCCGCTTGAGCGCTTATTGGCAATCCAAGCTCCAATTGTAACTTCTTTTTCAACAAATTGACCTACTTTTGCAATTGTTGTTTTCACATTTTTCCCTCCAAAAACAGTTCTTCTATGTATACCAACCTTCATTATACCTTTCATTCGACCATGACGCAATTTTTGACAAACGAATAAGAAAAAGAACAATTTCAAAGTTTGCACGCGAATAACTCTCATTTTTCGGTCAGAGCAGCCGTTATTTGTGAACATGATATGGGTTTCCGATTTTTAGCGGCCACAGGAGCCCTTACTCACACAAAAGCAACTCTATTCCTACCGATATATGATGATTAACTGCTCCTGTGTCCACCAACGTTCCAAAACGCTAGCAATATTCACAGATAACTGTTTTTGTGGCCGCTTACTTACCATAAACAGTGCGGAGGCTTCACTGCAAAAAAATGGTGTAGAAAGAGGCAAACCTCAATGCTACACCATTATTGCATTATTTTGATTTTTTTTGAATAAATCGTTCAATGCGACGAAGCGCTTCTTCAATCGAATCTAAAGATGTCGCATAGGAAAGACGCACATTTTCCGGTGCACCGAAACCAGATCCCGGTACGAGCGCCACTTTTTCTTCTTCTAGTAGCGCACTTACCCAATCATCAACAGAATCATATCCGCAAGATGTAGCTGCTTCTTTTGCATTCGGGAATAAATAAAATGCTCCTTTTGGCTTAACACATGATAAGCCTGGAATAGCAACCAATTGCTCATATACTTTATTTAAACGTTCTTCAAACGCTTGTCTCATCTTTTCAACAGAGCCATCATCTTCTGTATAGGCAGCAATCGTTCCATATTGGGCATTTGACGTTGGATTTGATGTACTATGACTCGCTAAATTCGTCATCGCTTTAATAATCTCTTCAGATCCAGCCGCATAACCAATTCTCCAGCCTGTCATTGAATGTGATTTAGAAACCCCATTAATAATAAGCGTTTGCTCTTTTAGTTGTGGGGATAACTGCGCGACAGATAGATGTGTTTCGCCACCGTACACTAATTTTTCATAAATTTCATCAGATACGATGAGTACATCTTTTTCCACACACACTTCACCTAAGGCACGTAATTCTTCTTCAGAATACATTGAACCAGTTGGGTTACTCGGTGAGTTTAAAATGAATGCTTTCGTTTTCTCTGTAATAACCGATCGTAATTGATCCGGAGTGACTTTAAACTCATTGCTTTCTTTTCCTTCAACGTATACAGGAACACCGTCTGCTAACTTCACTTGTTCAGGATAACTAACCCAATATGGTGTTGGGATTACTACTTCATCGCCCTCATCAAGAATCGCTTGAAAAAGCGTATATAGTGCGTGTTTTGCACCAGAACAAACAATAATTTCACTCGGTTTATATGTAATTCCTTGGTCTTCTTTAAACTTTCCAACAATTG
It contains:
- the asnS gene encoding asparagine--tRNA ligase, translating into MKTTIAKVGQFVEKEVTIGAWIANKRSSGKIAFLQLRDGTGFIQGVVVKAEVEESIFLKAKNITQESSLYVTGIVREDERAPSGYELTVTNLEVIHESVDYPITPKEHGTEFLMDHRHLWLRSKKQHATMKVRNEIIQATYEFFNKEGFVKVDPPILTGSAPEGTTELFHTKYFDEDAYLSQSGQLYMEAAAMALGKVFSFGPTFRAEKSKTRRHLIEFWMIEPEMAFYEFEDNLQVQEQYVAHIVQSVLANCGLELKTLGRDISKLEQIKAPFPRITYDDAIQFLHDKGFDDIKWGEDFGSPHETAIADSYDKPVFITHWPTSLKPFYMQPSKENPDVVLCADLIAPEGYGEIIGGSERIHDAALLEQRINEHGLHKTAYEWYLHLRQYGSVPHSGFGLGLERTVAWLCGSEHVRETIPFPRLLNRLYP
- a CDS encoding DnaD domain-containing protein, which codes for MKKQLLLRWMTMGHVSVSKVLLQHYAKLGLNEEELVLLIHVHSYIEEGFSFPTPEDLSKRMTLSSLQCSQLLRQLLMRGFITIEENNDNGVFSEYYSLEPLWEQLFYLLSEEQGQQEDAEKEETELNVYSIYEQEFSRPLSPMECETLSMWIDHDQHSPELIIAALREAVVSGKLNFRYIDRILFEWQKNHVRTVQEAKAYGEKFRKVQQKQKNDTERPTSEKFPTFNWLEK
- a CDS encoding dynamin family protein, coding for MKLEQEEEILLKELPLSEEEIHRLSKIKKKAEQSFFEVAFCGHFSAGKSTILNRLLGAEVLPTSPIPTSANIISIMNGPLALHVKNRHGEETKWEGEIPWQRVREWGMNGHDISELTICAPLDFLGNHSKILDTPGVDSTDESHEAVTVEQLYTTDVIVYVMDYNHVQSETNLYFLKQLSKEKKPLYIVINQIDKHNEEELSIQTFTQSIEDVFQSWEISYLGMYFTTMKHPDHPLNEFTQFSRQMKALLYNSESLMPVAKERLVEGTMKAIEHRLFEEKKEKVDEVKELLQEKGYDEQQLVERNETVQLAYNMSNANQFVDQAFSKEMESLFANVTLFPFTTTDLTRNWLESMQSSFKVGLFFTKKKTEEEQEKRLQAVLEELQDKVKTQLIFHVQKYFQQLDKVKLTNKELVEQAITKLNVEVNAKLFHDNVKTEHTSRDYVFTFTKQITNEIVKAVRKQAMDVLELYKQGMQSYWNKEKERLHLKLKQYEVIDTYIEQMNVIEKEYDRLIEQTTKIELKQSHELELQMKDAMKEPFPDTDKDQHDTFNVSLPSESVIETIWNEVEKTEQVEQAFDDETTRNWLDKVKESLLPFEDNVLLQQERQQLLERIERYEKQTFVISLFGAFSAGKSSFANALLGESILPVSPHPTTATVNTVQQSTSEHAHETAQVYVKSFAQLDEEIKAVGEQLDENVTLDSIDKWKPKRHVYESSWQKTYAEYLRTIQSTLRETTWQLGSTFEVSLSQLQPLIAEEKNACLLEKVDIFYDCDITKKGITLVDTPGVNSIHGRHTNVAFHQLRRSDAIFYVTYYNHAFSKADQYFLQQMGKVNESFTHDKLYFVINAADLAGSEYELNGVRKHVYEQLQRNGIDKPRLYHLSAKKGLEAKRQATTEDKWFQTFEQSFYKQTIAELKELSFAIIQEQTKQYTEIIKNSLAFMNEEKEKQQEEHKQLLTAIAQAKSRIEAASFSHVIFDIQQELDQLSVYLKDRMLYVLNDFYTHAINAATITGSSKKELQKSLTTAIREWKGHGEYVLKQELEANLIRLEQKVKNRAQQWVGEQEIELHQSFPYLTCSDEVLVDPFTLTHPLVLQIEIDHFTTIKSKKDFFENKGISHLKESLVQEGGRLASIVITETQQELHHQVEEKSAAIEKMVKERLQLAVQQEKLRFEQMLDKSGQQILMEEQQALAVLV
- a CDS encoding YpoC family protein, whose translation is MNDMKVPIPFQRRPFFEKDEHFKMHKQTVLENLTSCFFYYDMLFQTEGNAEQPWVERKKNVPLLFQYYKEQIQVIDHYFQKRDRKQANAPMIQMIAFLITAVYWTNEKPVATLINVEDDIVSLSYTPVNIGERLGFILQTPDHYHSFIQVKSLFDEAEKVFFRMLVKERL
- the nth gene encoding endonuclease III, whose amino-acid sequence is MLTKAQISHVLEQLDDMFPDAECELTHSNPFELIIAVLLSAQCTDALVNKVTPKLFSKYKTPEDYIAVPLEELEQDLRSIGLFRNKAKNIKKLCQALLEQYGGVLPQDRDELTKLAGVGRKTANVVVSVAFGVPAIAVDTHVERVSKRLGICRWKDNVKQVEETLMKKIPKEKWSDAHHQFIFFGRYHCKAQSPQCEICPLLDICREGQKRMKSRGK
- a CDS encoding pyridoxal phosphate-dependent aminotransferase, coding for MKLAKRVSTLTPSSTLAITAKAKELKEEGHDVIGLGAGEPDFNTPQYIIDAAVRSMEDGHTKYTPSAGLPKLKQAIVGKFKEDQGITYKPSEIIVCSGAKHALYTLFQAILDEGDEVVIPTPYWVSYPEQVKLADGVPVYVEGKESNEFKVTPDQLRSVITEKTKAFILNSPSNPTGSMYSEEELRALGEVCVEKDVLIVSDEIYEKLVYGGETHLSVAQLSPQLKEQTLIINGVSKSHSMTGWRIGYAAGSEEIIKAMTNLASHSTSNPTSNAQYGTIAAYTEDDGSVEKMRQAFEERLNKVYEQLVAIPGLSCVKPKGAFYLFPNAKEAATSCGYDSVDDWVSALLEEEKVALVPGSGFGAPENVRLSYATSLDSIEEALRRIERFIQKKSK